Proteins co-encoded in one Marinobacter gudaonensis genomic window:
- a CDS encoding porin family protein encodes MRSTQVIAAVFVSGLATAGAAQAQDMYKSGVGGLYSGLNYTFVSLDNGNADADVGTLSAKVGVMATPFLGIEARGGFGVDDDRIGGVDYSLDNFFGGYATFNLANQSPITPYAILGFTRVEVEAESAFGSATEDDSDVSYGIGMNVEFAPNLSGNLEYMRYYEDGNTEIDGLGVGLQFNF; translated from the coding sequence ATGAGAAGCACACAGGTCATTGCCGCAGTTTTCGTATCTGGATTGGCTACCGCAGGGGCTGCCCAGGCGCAGGACATGTACAAATCCGGAGTCGGCGGACTCTACTCCGGTCTCAATTATACATTCGTGAGCCTTGATAACGGCAACGCCGATGCTGACGTTGGCACGCTCTCCGCGAAAGTAGGTGTCATGGCGACGCCGTTCCTCGGCATCGAAGCCCGGGGCGGTTTTGGGGTGGACGACGACCGGATTGGCGGGGTCGACTATTCCCTGGATAACTTCTTCGGTGGTTATGCCACCTTTAACCTCGCCAACCAATCACCTATTACTCCCTATGCCATCCTCGGCTTTACCCGCGTTGAAGTAGAGGCCGAGTCCGCCTTTGGCTCGGCCACGGAGGACGATTCTGATGTCTCCTATGGTATCGGTATGAACGTTGAATTTGCCCCCAACCTGTCGGGCAACCTGGAATACATGCGTTACTATGAGGATGGCAATACCGAGATCGACGGGCTGGGTGTCGGTTTGCAATTCAACTTCTGA
- a CDS encoding TrkH family potassium uptake protein has product MFVLLSIFMTLPVLLLAGEHAPNADAFAESATIVFTLGLVGMIATYRKPRDLKPRFMFVLTVSSWFIIALLSALPFYLSDLGISAADAFFEGTSGITTTGATVFSGLDSMDRDLLLWRSILQWIGGVGIIGMFVAVLPFLRVGGMRLFATESSEWTDKALPRMKTLSRGLLLVYVAFSVIAVVTYWLSGMTLFDAFNHGLTSIATGGFSTSDMSMGKFNDVILMEATLFMIIGSLPFFLFVRELHGQHGVLFRDQQVRLFLMILFLVPLLLTLYRWLVSPVPFDPVHNYAATLFNVTSVVTTTGYASEDYSAWGPLAFVLFFFLMFVGGCSGSTAGGMKIFRFQLSLIILREQLMRLLHPRAVLTRNYNGRSVSDEIISSMIAYTFIFLLCLLLITVALAAMQLDFITALSGALTSLTNVGPGLGDIIGPAGNFGPLPDGAKWVLSVGMLMGRLEILSVVIVLSPAFWRS; this is encoded by the coding sequence ATGTTCGTGCTGTTGAGCATTTTCATGACCTTGCCTGTGCTACTGCTGGCCGGTGAGCACGCGCCTAACGCCGATGCGTTCGCCGAGTCCGCGACCATTGTGTTTACGTTGGGCCTGGTGGGTATGATCGCCACCTACCGGAAGCCCCGGGATCTGAAGCCACGCTTCATGTTTGTGCTCACCGTTTCCTCCTGGTTCATCATTGCCCTGCTCTCGGCGTTGCCTTTCTACCTCAGCGATCTTGGTATTTCTGCCGCCGATGCGTTTTTTGAAGGCACGTCCGGCATCACCACCACGGGCGCCACCGTCTTCAGCGGGCTCGACTCCATGGACCGGGACCTGCTGTTGTGGCGGTCGATTCTGCAGTGGATTGGCGGTGTCGGGATCATCGGTATGTTCGTTGCCGTCTTGCCTTTCCTGCGAGTGGGCGGCATGCGACTGTTTGCCACCGAGTCATCAGAATGGACCGACAAGGCATTGCCCCGCATGAAGACCCTCAGCCGGGGGCTGCTGCTGGTGTACGTGGCGTTCTCGGTAATCGCGGTGGTGACTTACTGGCTCTCGGGCATGACCCTGTTTGACGCTTTCAACCACGGTTTGACCAGCATAGCGACCGGCGGTTTTTCGACATCGGACATGTCCATGGGCAAGTTCAACGACGTAATCCTGATGGAAGCCACCCTGTTCATGATCATCGGCAGCCTGCCCTTCTTCCTGTTTGTGCGCGAGCTGCACGGCCAGCATGGCGTGCTGTTTCGTGACCAGCAGGTTCGCCTGTTCCTGATGATCCTGTTCCTGGTGCCGCTGTTGCTAACGCTTTACCGATGGCTGGTGTCCCCGGTTCCCTTCGATCCGGTCCACAATTACGCGGCCACATTGTTCAACGTCACCTCGGTGGTGACCACCACCGGTTACGCCTCTGAGGATTACTCGGCCTGGGGCCCCCTGGCGTTCGTGCTGTTCTTTTTCCTGATGTTCGTGGGTGGCTGCTCCGGTTCCACGGCGGGTGGCATGAAGATTTTCCGGTTTCAGCTGTCGCTGATCATCCTTCGTGAACAGCTCATGCGGCTGCTGCACCCGAGGGCGGTGCTGACCCGGAATTACAATGGCCGGTCAGTGAGCGACGAGATTATCTCCTCCATGATCGCCTACACCTTTATTTTTCTGCTCTGCCTCCTGCTCATTACCGTGGCCCTGGCCGCCATGCAGCTTGATTTCATCACCGCGCTTTCCGGTGCCCTCACCTCACTCACCAATGTTGGTCCCGGCCTTGGCGACATTATTGGTCCGGCGGGCAACTTCGGCCCGCTGCCGGATGGCGCGAAGTGGGTTCTGTCAGTGGGCATGCTTATGGGGCGTCTGGAAATCCTGAGTGTTGTCATCGTGCTGTCGCCCGCCTTCTGGCGCAGCTGA